A portion of the Papilio machaon chromosome Z, ilPapMach1.1, whole genome shotgun sequence genome contains these proteins:
- the LOC106716981 gene encoding uncharacterized protein LOC106716981 isoform X2, translated as MEGFLHHMAPQFLHPALQSFGCGAFRPIGAAFHPLYPGKAFARHLGEQYALGHTVGQALRNVRDETGTPPLYRHSYVTRDDTSSPGSAASASPRPSKDDEPPVNAPCTDSHDFFSPDGERKTSCGVCGARLGPGVAQAHFLQELQHLYSLSALPRDAAVPSTHSLHHQDEDARWETYQRIRANRQRRLKLRTRKRHHTVESMLGYELEEERREERPREPRYDAEDEPVDVEGDSLGWPDAAINVDDKDQRNDGEKLHISYSEDLEISSTNDAMQSPERVRIETPKPLPLECSKGEPTERPAEVSTSEWAPADWSALQDPYLHARHKPEGENLPSSTDTRN; from the exons ATGGAGGGTTTCCTGCACCACATGGCGCCTCAGTTCCTGCATCCGGCCCTGCAGAGTTTCGGTTGTGGCGCCTTCAGGCCCATCGGCGCTGCCTTTCACCCCTTATACCCGGGCAAGGCATTTGCAAGGCATCTGGGCGAACAGTACGCCCTTGGACATACCGTCGGACAAGCTCTAAGG AATGTTCGCGACGAGACTGGCACTCCGCCGCTATACCGGCACAGCTACGTGACCCGCGATGACACGAGCTCCCCCGGATCCGCCGCCTCTGCCTCTCCGCGCCCCTCCAAGGACGACGAACCTCCCGTCAATGCTCCATGCACTGACTCACACGACTTCTTTTCCC CTGACGGTGAGCGCAAGACGTCTTGCGGAGTTTGTGGCGCGCGGCTGGGGCCCGGGGTCGCGCAGGCTCACTTCCTGCAAGAGCTGCAGCACCTATACAGTTTAAGTGCCCTCCCGAGGGACGCCGCTGTGCCTTCTACCCACTCACTACATCATCAGGATGAAGATGCTCGCTGGGAG ACATATCAGCGTATCCGCGCGAACCGTCAGCGTCGTCTGAAGCTGCGCACACGCAAACGCCACCACACGGTGGAGAGCATGCTCGGCTACGAGCTGGAGGAGGAGCGACGGGAAGAACGACCTCGGGAGCCGCGCTACGATGCTGAGGATGAGCCCGTCGACGTTGAGGGCGACTCCCTCGGCTGGCCCGATGCCGCTATTAATGTCGACG ataaggATCAGCGAAACGACGGGGAAAAGCTGCATATTAGCTATAGCGAAGACTTGGAGATATCGAGCACCAACGATGCGATGCAATCGCCTGAACGCGTGAG GATTGAAACACCAAAGCCGCTGCCGTTAGAGTGCAGCAAGGGCGAGCCGACGGAGCGACCAGCGGAGGTGTCGACGTCGGAGTGGGCTCCTGCCGACTGGTCCGCTTTGCAAGATCCCTATCTCCACGCCAGGCACAAGCCAGAAGGCGAGAATTTACCCTCCTCCACCGATACCCGGAACTAG
- the LOC106716980 gene encoding uncharacterized protein LOC106716980, whose protein sequence is MGKMSEFNSDYVTIRKKNPKKHCKEETVCEWDNEFAQTGNNVATGKNSVGKMSESNADYVTKNKKNTKRQCKKETTYCEWDNEFAQTGNNMSPVHEDNGVRGDGENHASKSSRHSVIYKTRRRPNDANENPIRPVVELFNINRSESSGDTWRDNYAASQMKHSGGGYAAVRGTAPAPLADSYTESGDESKRSKKIRKVMKFMVRRYELPTVSSRSKQRNTKAYEPSTNKAHIPFVTSKSVTPSHNVGLNIQQVLHGLKINQPISEIPSTMAHHMGLRHCTSDAGVKAEVQVKKLNVLKLGKITLTLPKYKSMSFDQLLRLYESNNVIVGKFLKTASCRKSMPFLKKINPPKALPFNCHTEDSDDQIDQQSYSSKPPR, encoded by the exons ATGGGAAAGATGTCGGAGTTCAACTCAGATTATGTCACAATAAGAAAGAAGAATCCTAAAA aACATTGTAAGGAGGAAACAGTTTGCGAATGGGACAATGAATTTGCACAAACAGGCAATAACGT CGCAACTGGTAAGAACTCTGTAGGAAAGATGTCCGAAAGCAATGCAgattatgtaacaaaaaataaaaagaatacaaaaa GACAATGTAAGAAAGAAACAACGTATTGCGAGTGGGACAACGAGTTTGCACAAACAGGCAATAATAT GTCACCAGTACACGAAGACAATGGCGTAAGAGGCGACGGAGAAA ACCATGCATCCAAATCATCGCGTCATAGCGTGATTTATAAGACAAGAAGACGCCCTA ATGATGCGAATGAAAATCCGATACGGCCCGTAGTGGaactgtttaatataaatcgcAGCGAGTCCTCAGGTGACACTTGGCGAGATAATTATGCTGCTTCACAAATGAAACATAGTGGCGGtg GTTACGCTGCCGTACGGGGCACCGCACCCGCTCCTCTTGCTGACAGTTATACCGAAAGTGGAGATGAATCTAAAAGG agcaaaaaaataaggaaAGTTATGAAGTTTATGGTGCGGCGCTATGAGTTGCCGACTGTGTCGTCTCGGTCGAAGCAAAGGAACACTAAGGCATACGAGCCCAGCACAAATAAAGCACACATTCCTTTTGTGACATCCAAATCGGTAACGCCGTCGCATAATGTGGGCCTGAACATTCAACAG GTTTTGCACGGCCTCAAAATTAATCAACCAATATCAGAAATTCCATCCACAATGGCTCATCACATGg GCCTCCGTCACTGCACTAGCGACGCGGGTGTTAAGGCTGAG GTCCAGgttaaaaaattgaatgtgCTGAAGCTCGGAAAAATAACTCTGACGCTGCcgaaatataaatcaatgtcATTCGATCAGCTGTTGAGACTGTATGAATCTAATAACGTTATCGTAGGAAAATTTCTAAAAACCGCCAGTTGCCGGAAAAGTATGCCCTTTTTGAAGAA AATCAACCCTCCAAAAGCTCTTCCTTTTAATTGCCATACGGAGGACAGCGACGATCAAATTGACCAGCAGTCTTACAGCAGCAAGCCGCCGCGCTGA
- the LOC106716981 gene encoding uncharacterized protein LOC106716981 isoform X3: MNSVMEGFLHHMAPQFLHPALQSFGCGAFRPIGAAFHPLYPGKAFARHLGEQYALGHTVGQALRNVRDETGTPPLYRHSYVTRDDTSSPGSAASASPRPSKDDEPPVNAPCTDSHDFFSPDGERKTSCGVCGARLGPGVAQAHFLQELQHLYSLSALPRDAAVPSTHSLHHQDEDARWETYQRIRANRQRRLKLRTRKRHHTVESMLGYELEEERREERPREPRYDAEDEPVDVEGDSLGWPDAAINVDDKDQRNDGEKLHISYSEDLEISSTNDAMQSPERD, translated from the exons ATG AATTCAGTCATGGAGGGTTTCCTGCACCACATGGCGCCTCAGTTCCTGCATCCGGCCCTGCAGAGTTTCGGTTGTGGCGCCTTCAGGCCCATCGGCGCTGCCTTTCACCCCTTATACCCGGGCAAGGCATTTGCAAGGCATCTGGGCGAACAGTACGCCCTTGGACATACCGTCGGACAAGCTCTAAGG AATGTTCGCGACGAGACTGGCACTCCGCCGCTATACCGGCACAGCTACGTGACCCGCGATGACACGAGCTCCCCCGGATCCGCCGCCTCTGCCTCTCCGCGCCCCTCCAAGGACGACGAACCTCCCGTCAATGCTCCATGCACTGACTCACACGACTTCTTTTCCC CTGACGGTGAGCGCAAGACGTCTTGCGGAGTTTGTGGCGCGCGGCTGGGGCCCGGGGTCGCGCAGGCTCACTTCCTGCAAGAGCTGCAGCACCTATACAGTTTAAGTGCCCTCCCGAGGGACGCCGCTGTGCCTTCTACCCACTCACTACATCATCAGGATGAAGATGCTCGCTGGGAG ACATATCAGCGTATCCGCGCGAACCGTCAGCGTCGTCTGAAGCTGCGCACACGCAAACGCCACCACACGGTGGAGAGCATGCTCGGCTACGAGCTGGAGGAGGAGCGACGGGAAGAACGACCTCGGGAGCCGCGCTACGATGCTGAGGATGAGCCCGTCGACGTTGAGGGCGACTCCCTCGGCTGGCCCGATGCCGCTATTAATGTCGACG ataaggATCAGCGAAACGACGGGGAAAAGCTGCATATTAGCTATAGCGAAGACTTGGAGATATCGAGCACCAACGATGCGATGCAATCGCCTGAACGC GATTGA
- the LOC106716981 gene encoding uncharacterized protein LOC106716981 isoform X1: MNSVMEGFLHHMAPQFLHPALQSFGCGAFRPIGAAFHPLYPGKAFARHLGEQYALGHTVGQALRNVRDETGTPPLYRHSYVTRDDTSSPGSAASASPRPSKDDEPPVNAPCTDSHDFFSPDGERKTSCGVCGARLGPGVAQAHFLQELQHLYSLSALPRDAAVPSTHSLHHQDEDARWETYQRIRANRQRRLKLRTRKRHHTVESMLGYELEEERREERPREPRYDAEDEPVDVEGDSLGWPDAAINVDDKDQRNDGEKLHISYSEDLEISSTNDAMQSPERVRIETPKPLPLECSKGEPTERPAEVSTSEWAPADWSALQDPYLHARHKPEGENLPSSTDTRN, encoded by the exons ATG AATTCAGTCATGGAGGGTTTCCTGCACCACATGGCGCCTCAGTTCCTGCATCCGGCCCTGCAGAGTTTCGGTTGTGGCGCCTTCAGGCCCATCGGCGCTGCCTTTCACCCCTTATACCCGGGCAAGGCATTTGCAAGGCATCTGGGCGAACAGTACGCCCTTGGACATACCGTCGGACAAGCTCTAAGG AATGTTCGCGACGAGACTGGCACTCCGCCGCTATACCGGCACAGCTACGTGACCCGCGATGACACGAGCTCCCCCGGATCCGCCGCCTCTGCCTCTCCGCGCCCCTCCAAGGACGACGAACCTCCCGTCAATGCTCCATGCACTGACTCACACGACTTCTTTTCCC CTGACGGTGAGCGCAAGACGTCTTGCGGAGTTTGTGGCGCGCGGCTGGGGCCCGGGGTCGCGCAGGCTCACTTCCTGCAAGAGCTGCAGCACCTATACAGTTTAAGTGCCCTCCCGAGGGACGCCGCTGTGCCTTCTACCCACTCACTACATCATCAGGATGAAGATGCTCGCTGGGAG ACATATCAGCGTATCCGCGCGAACCGTCAGCGTCGTCTGAAGCTGCGCACACGCAAACGCCACCACACGGTGGAGAGCATGCTCGGCTACGAGCTGGAGGAGGAGCGACGGGAAGAACGACCTCGGGAGCCGCGCTACGATGCTGAGGATGAGCCCGTCGACGTTGAGGGCGACTCCCTCGGCTGGCCCGATGCCGCTATTAATGTCGACG ataaggATCAGCGAAACGACGGGGAAAAGCTGCATATTAGCTATAGCGAAGACTTGGAGATATCGAGCACCAACGATGCGATGCAATCGCCTGAACGCGTGAG GATTGAAACACCAAAGCCGCTGCCGTTAGAGTGCAGCAAGGGCGAGCCGACGGAGCGACCAGCGGAGGTGTCGACGTCGGAGTGGGCTCCTGCCGACTGGTCCGCTTTGCAAGATCCCTATCTCCACGCCAGGCACAAGCCAGAAGGCGAGAATTTACCCTCCTCCACCGATACCCGGAACTAG